A single window of Mugil cephalus isolate CIBA_MC_2020 chromosome 1, CIBA_Mcephalus_1.1, whole genome shotgun sequence DNA harbors:
- the LOC125018263 gene encoding macrophage mannose receptor 1-like isoform X2: MVQQQRVFPFIGILLWFLRITTQLAPEQYHLINESLTWYEAQSFCRLKYTDLATVNNMDDQKRLVNTLGSHVTNTWIGLQKGGYARWMWSDGSGLAAFIKWNQDEPNNHGEQERCAEMSNTSLWNDVSCLDIQDFVCYERRDGKKRFVYYTSKRNWVDSQELCRAKYIDLAYIGSEGDNSQVFSLAKWVDASMTTTWIGLFKDSWYWSDGRETSFRYWLTGRPGLGNCSAVAWTQQKRWVAAVCDNKVTFLCEGGLKLRKKFIRVTVHSDVDLNDFTATDVLLTKLEINLRQQGVTDIKLGWQGDKHGLIFQRQKQMRVSGRQK, translated from the exons ATGGTTCAGCAACAGAGAGTTTTTCCCTTCATTG GGATTCTTCTTTGGTTTCTGAGGATCACTACTCAGCTGG CACCTGAGCAGTACCACCTCATCAATGAATCCTTAACCTGGTATGAGGCCCAGAGCTTCTGCAGACTTAAGTATACCGACCTGGCCACAGTGAACAACATGGATGATCAAAAAAGGCTGGTAAACACCCTGGGAAGTCATGTGACAAATACCTGGATCGGTCTTCAAAAAGGTGGCTATGCCAGATGGATGTGGTCCGATGGGAGCGGCTTGGCAGCGTTCATCAAGTGGAACCAAGATGAGCCCAACAACCACGGAGAGCAAGAACGGTGTGCGGAGATGAGCAACACGAGCTTGTGGAATGACGTTTCATGCCTAGACATACAAGATTTTGTGTGTTACGAAC GTCGGGATGGAAAGAAAAGATTTGTGTATTACACAAGCAAACGAAACTGGGTGGACAGTCAAGAGCTCTGCAGAGCCAAGTACATTGACCTGGCCTACATAGGGTCAGAGGGGGACAACTCACAAGTATTCAGCTTAGCCAAGTGGGTCGATGCCAGTATGACCACTACGTGGATTGGACTCTTTAAAGACTCCTGGTACTGGTCGGATGGAAGAGAAACCTCCTTCAGGTACTGGCTGACAGGGAGGCCTGGTCTGGGAAACTGTTCTGCGGTTGCATGGACTCAGCAGAAACGCTGGGTTGCAGCTGTTTGTGACAATAAGGTCACGTTTTTGTGTGAAGGAG GCCTCAAATTAAGGAAGAAGTTTATAAGGGTAACGGTGCACTCTGATGTGGATCTCAATGATTTCACAGCCACTGATGTCCTGCTgacaaag TTGGAGATAAACCTAAGACAACAGGGTGTGACTGATATCAAGCTTGGTTGGCAAGGGGACAAACATGGACTCATCTTCCAACGTCAGAAGCAGATGAGGGTCTCGGGAAGACAG
- the LOC125018263 gene encoding macrophage mannose receptor 1-like isoform X1 has protein sequence MVQQQRVFPFIGILLWFLRITTQLAPEQYHLINESLTWYEAQSFCRLKYTDLATVNNMDDQKRLVNTLGSHVTNTWIGLQKGGYARWMWSDGSGLAAFIKWNQDEPNNHGEQERCAEMSNTSLWNDVSCLDIQDFVCYERRDGKKRFVYYTSKRNWVDSQELCRAKYIDLAYIGSEGDNSQVFSLAKWVDASMTTTWIGLFKDSWYWSDGRETSFRYWLTGRPGLGNCSAVAWTQQKRWVAAVCDNKVTFLCEGGLKLRKKFIRVTVHSDVDLNDFTATDVLLTKLEINLRQQGVTDIKLGWQGDKHGLIFQRQKQMRVSGRQGC, from the exons ATGGTTCAGCAACAGAGAGTTTTTCCCTTCATTG GGATTCTTCTTTGGTTTCTGAGGATCACTACTCAGCTGG CACCTGAGCAGTACCACCTCATCAATGAATCCTTAACCTGGTATGAGGCCCAGAGCTTCTGCAGACTTAAGTATACCGACCTGGCCACAGTGAACAACATGGATGATCAAAAAAGGCTGGTAAACACCCTGGGAAGTCATGTGACAAATACCTGGATCGGTCTTCAAAAAGGTGGCTATGCCAGATGGATGTGGTCCGATGGGAGCGGCTTGGCAGCGTTCATCAAGTGGAACCAAGATGAGCCCAACAACCACGGAGAGCAAGAACGGTGTGCGGAGATGAGCAACACGAGCTTGTGGAATGACGTTTCATGCCTAGACATACAAGATTTTGTGTGTTACGAAC GTCGGGATGGAAAGAAAAGATTTGTGTATTACACAAGCAAACGAAACTGGGTGGACAGTCAAGAGCTCTGCAGAGCCAAGTACATTGACCTGGCCTACATAGGGTCAGAGGGGGACAACTCACAAGTATTCAGCTTAGCCAAGTGGGTCGATGCCAGTATGACCACTACGTGGATTGGACTCTTTAAAGACTCCTGGTACTGGTCGGATGGAAGAGAAACCTCCTTCAGGTACTGGCTGACAGGGAGGCCTGGTCTGGGAAACTGTTCTGCGGTTGCATGGACTCAGCAGAAACGCTGGGTTGCAGCTGTTTGTGACAATAAGGTCACGTTTTTGTGTGAAGGAG GCCTCAAATTAAGGAAGAAGTTTATAAGGGTAACGGTGCACTCTGATGTGGATCTCAATGATTTCACAGCCACTGATGTCCTGCTgacaaag TTGGAGATAAACCTAAGACAACAGGGTGTGACTGATATCAAGCTTGGTTGGCAAGGGGACAAACATGGACTCATCTTCCAACGTCAGAAGCAGATGAGGGTCTCGGGAAGACAG GGTTGTTAA